The proteins below come from a single Arthrobacter sp. B1I2 genomic window:
- a CDS encoding Fpg/Nei family DNA glycosylase codes for MPELPEVAGLAAFLDEQLRGCAVTKLQIVSFAVLKTADPPFTALEGRTVSGVRRFGKFISIDTDGLSLVFHLARAGWMRFTDSPAGNQLRMGKGLIAVRAAFSGPDGQRGLDLTEAGTKKSLAVYVVRDPQEVPGIATLGPDPFTEAFDADMLAEILANSPQQIKGLLRSQSVIAGIGNAYSDEILHAARISPFAIAKSLDRETVQVLYDSIHGVLGEALAEAAGKPPKDLKDVKRSHMRVHARTGQACPVCGDTVREVSFADTALQYCPTCQTKGKTLADRRTSKFLK; via the coding sequence ATGCCGGAACTGCCGGAAGTCGCCGGCCTGGCCGCGTTCCTTGACGAACAGCTGCGGGGCTGCGCGGTCACCAAACTGCAGATTGTCTCCTTCGCCGTGCTCAAGACGGCTGACCCGCCCTTCACCGCCCTCGAGGGCCGCACCGTGTCCGGCGTCCGCCGGTTCGGGAAGTTCATCAGCATTGACACGGACGGCTTGTCCCTGGTGTTCCACTTGGCACGCGCAGGCTGGATGCGCTTCACGGACTCCCCCGCCGGCAACCAGCTCCGGATGGGCAAGGGCTTGATCGCGGTCCGCGCTGCTTTCTCCGGTCCGGACGGTCAACGCGGCCTCGACCTGACGGAAGCGGGCACCAAGAAAAGCCTGGCCGTCTACGTGGTGCGTGATCCGCAGGAGGTGCCGGGCATTGCCACGCTGGGCCCGGATCCCTTCACCGAGGCATTCGACGCCGACATGCTGGCGGAGATCCTTGCCAACAGTCCCCAGCAGATCAAGGGACTCCTGCGCAGCCAGAGCGTTATTGCCGGCATCGGCAACGCCTACAGTGACGAGATCCTGCACGCCGCCCGGATCTCACCGTTCGCCATTGCGAAGTCCCTGGACCGGGAGACCGTGCAGGTGCTGTATGACTCCATCCACGGTGTGCTGGGCGAAGCGCTGGCGGAGGCGGCCGGCAAGCCGCCCAAGGACCTGAAGGACGTCAAACGCAGCCACATGCGGGTGCATGCTCGCACCGGCCAGGCCTGCCCCGTCTGTGGTGACACGGTGCGGGAAGTCTCCTTCGCGGACACGGCCCTGCAGTACTGCCCCACCTGCCAGACCAAGGGCAAGACTCTGGCGGACCGGAGGACGTCGAAGTTCCTGAAGTAA